From Triticum aestivum cultivar Chinese Spring chromosome 4A, IWGSC CS RefSeq v2.1, whole genome shotgun sequence, a single genomic window includes:
- the LOC123082989 gene encoding uncharacterized protein, whose translation MAHTTQQERDATTRELLRQLVVLKSTARTPVQQAISRELLQPLLEFHPLLARTTAVIKRGAAAVAREQELLAELGMAMQLPESASVPELRARLLREARLAAVEAELALRETKLALRESETRLDFLESVLESWERRTDPGRTGESTISRY comes from the exons ATGGCGCACacgacgcagcaggagcgggacgcGACGACGAGGGAGCTGCTGCGGCAGCTGGTGGTGCTCAAGAGCACGGCGCGCACGCCGGTGCAGCAGGCGATATCCCGGGAGCTGCTGCAGCCGCTGCTGGAGTTTCACCCGCTGCTCGCCAGGACGACGGCGGTGATCAAGAGGGGCGCCGCGGCGGTGGCGCGCGAGCAGG AGCTGCTGGCGGAGCTGGGGATGGCGATGCAGCTGCCGGAGTCGGCGTCGGTGCCGGAGCTCCGCGCTCGCCTGCTCAGGGAGGCCCGGCTCGCCGCCGTGGAGGCCGAGCTCGCCCTCAGGGAGACCAAGCTCGCGCTCAGGGAGTCGGAGACGCGGCTTGATTTCTTGGAATCTGTCCTTGAGTCCTGGGAAAGAAGGACCGACCCGGGAAGAACAGGAGAAAGCACCATTAGCCGCTACTAG